CCATCTTCGACATGTCGGCTTACTGGCTCACCTATTCCTGGATGCCAGGCTATTTGCACAACCAGCGTAACTTCACCATGACGAAGTCGGCGCTATGGATACTGGTAACACAAACAGGCGGATTTCTGGGGTATTTCTTTTTTGGCTATATAGCGGATAAGCTGGGCAGGCGGCCTGCCTATTCGATCTACTCTTTCATCATGGCCGTTGGTCTGCTGATGATCACCGTATTTTGGGATCGGGTGGTGATCTACCCGCCCATCATTTTAAGCTTCATGTTCCTGGTGGGATTTGGAACCGGCATGTTCGGCGGATACGGATCCTTGTTTTCGGAACTTTTTCCCACTTCGATCCGGAGTACGGCCATGGGATCGGCCTTTAACCTGGCAAGAGGCATCCAGTTTTTCACTCCCGTAGCCATCTCCCTGATCGCCACACGTTACGGACTGGGCGGAGGCATTTCACTGGCTGTGCTTTTTGCCCTTCTTACAGGGGCCTGGATCTGGACATTTCCTGAAACGAAAGGAAGGAAGCTGTACGCCGACGGATTTGGCTGATCGGTTCATTCATCTTCCTCATCATCATTATCCGTGTAGGAATCGGGTTCGGGTCTTTTTTTTGCCCGCAGTGCCCTTATCAGAAAATACAGCATGATTGTCGTGATCGTTACCTGGGCCAGGAGCATGAAAATAAGGGCTGACGTTTTCATGATGTATGGATTTTCTGATGACGGGCAGCATGTTTCTTTCTTCGCCTGGATGCCTTAAAAACAAGAAATGCTGAAAAAGCGAACAGCGAAAGCAGCAACATCCGTGCTAAATTGAGATATGCCAGACGGTTGATCACCCTTCCGGTATACAATGTATCGCCTTTCTTTAGGTGGTCTCCTGTCTGAACGGCCGGTAAATTGCCCTTACGGAGAACATAGCTCACGGAGGTGACCTGGTCGGGTGCAATGACTGCAATGATCGTTTTACCGTTTTCCCTGTATATCGAGTCGACGATACATTCTGATTCTGCATAGAATCTATCTGCGAACCAGGTCGCGTTCGGACCAGCATCTTTATGGATCAGCTGACCGATGATGCTTTCCCTATGCAAAGGCCAGCTGGTCAGGGAGACCTTGGTCCATTCATCGTTGGCAGGTCTGACCAGGGATCCGAAGAAAACGATGATCAGGATGAAGGGAGTAACCCATTTGATGATGAATTTATAGATGACGGGCACTTTGATATCGGATCCGTTGGTGATCTCACGCCATCCTTTCTTTATGCCGAACACCCAGGAAAACAGGATCATCTCGAGCATGGCGAATACTACAAGTGAAACGGTACCCGCCCAGTAGTCATATTCATCGAGAACGCCCTGCTGAAAAAAGAAGACGGTTGGTAATCCCAACAGGGTGACAGCGCCGCCAAAGATCAGTGCAGAGTTTTTCCGGGACCAGTTGAATTCATCCTGCATAAATGAAAGGATCGGAGTTCCCATGGCCAGGGAACTGGTTATCCCGGCAAAGAAAAGCAGTCCGAAGAAGGCGATGCCTGCCATGGCTGCAAGGGCCGGACCCCACTGCTGAAACAAAAATGGCATGGTTCGGAATCCCAGGCCCAGACCTCCCAGGCCGGTGAGTTCAATGACTTTGTCGATCCCCAGGTACCCGATTGAGATCGGGATAATGATGGAGGCTCCAAGAATCACCTCCACCCATTCGTTCATCCAGCCTGCTGACATTGCGTTGAGGGCAATGTCATCCTTTTTTTTCACATAGGAGGCAAAGCACTGGACAGATCCCTGGCCAAGCGACAGGGTGAAAAAGATCTGGCCTGCTGCAGCCAGCCATACTTTTGGGTTGAGTAACGAGTCGAATTGGGGGGTCCAGAGAAAACTCAGGCCAACCCATCCATCGTTGACTGCATTTTCATGCCCTGCCTTCAGGGTGATGGCTTTGATGGCCAGAAAAAGGCCAAAAAAGATGAGCAAGGGCATGGCAATTTTTGCCATTTTCTCAACGCCACCGCTGATACCCCGGCTCAAAACCCACGTATTCAGTGCCATGCAAACCAAAAAGAAGATCACCGCTTCAAAGGGGATTCCGGTAGTGGTCGTTGCAAGGTCCAGGTAGTTGGAAAAAAATCCAGAAACCGCGTGCTGATCAAGCCCACGAAAGGATCCCACCGCAGAGTGCATCGTGTAGGAAAGCGACCAGCTTTCAATATAACAGTAGTAGGCTGCAATGGCCACGTTGGAAAAGATGCCAAAAACACCGACATACCTCCACAGTGTTGATTTCCCCATCTTTTCCATTGTAAAAGGAGTCGTGTGGTGGCCAAATCTACCAC
The DNA window shown above is from Bacteroidales bacterium and carries:
- a CDS encoding sodium-dependent transporter, yielding MSTNKEAWGSRIGLILAMSGNAVGLGNFLRFPVQAVQNGGGAFIIPYLVCFLLLGIPLLFVEWSIGRYGGRFGHHTTPFTMEKMGKSTLWRYVGVFGIFSNVAIAAYYCYIESWSLSYTMHSAVGSFRGLDQHAVSGFFSNYLDLATTTTGIPFEAVIFFLVCMALNTWVLSRGISGGVEKMAKIAMPLLIFFGLFLAIKAITLKAGHENAVNDGWVGLSFLWTPQFDSLLNPKVWLAAAGQIFFTLSLGQGSVQCFASYVKKKDDIALNAMSAGWMNEWVEVILGASIIIPISIGYLGIDKVIELTGLGGLGLGFRTMPFLFQQWGPALAAMAGIAFFGLLFFAGITSSLAMGTPILSFMQDEFNWSRKNSALIFGGAVTLLGLPTVFFFQQGVLDEYDYWAGTVSLVVFAMLEMILFSWVFGIKKGWREITNGSDIKVPVIYKFIIKWVTPFILIIVFFGSLVRPANDEWTKVSLTSWPLHRESIIGQLIHKDAGPNATWFADRFYAESECIVDSIYRENGKTIIAVIAPDQVTSVSYVLRKGNLPAVQTGDHLKKGDTLYTGRVINRLAYLNLARMLLLSLFAFSAFLVFKASRRRKKHAARHQKIHTS